One part of the Cyclobacteriaceae bacterium genome encodes these proteins:
- a CDS encoding type 1 glutamine amidotransferase domain-containing protein: MSCKRKIIKWSLIAVAVLVVSIVLFGVWFISLIPSVPESDRNIKATTPADLPYLAENIVPYRGKILAVVTSTGQMGNSGKSTGYELTELSRAYYVFQANGFEVEVASPLGGAPPVVIDGDDMTGYDFAFLNDTIAQAKVKQTIAMKDVDPTAYLAVYFVGGKGTMYDFPDNEYIQALVREYYESGKIVSAVCHGPAALVNVRLSDGELLLANRQVSSFTNREELLLIPDAAEIFPFLLQDKLIEKGARFNEGFLYLNKVSKDGNLVTGQNPWSTWTVAESVIEQMGYVPKKRGITPEENTISILETLESEGYQQAKVAIDRFCTHDPASIDRRLLAMHGVVAAMQFDGMKVVKLARLLSYSNSYM, translated from the coding sequence ATGTCTTGCAAAAGAAAAATCATAAAGTGGTCACTAATCGCAGTGGCGGTATTGGTTGTATCCATCGTCTTGTTCGGGGTATGGTTCATCAGCTTGATTCCGTCAGTACCTGAATCGGATAGGAACATCAAGGCGACTACGCCTGCTGATCTCCCCTATCTCGCAGAAAACATCGTCCCGTACCGTGGCAAAATATTGGCGGTGGTTACCAGCACCGGCCAAATGGGCAACAGCGGCAAAAGCACGGGGTATGAATTAACCGAATTGTCGCGCGCCTATTATGTATTTCAGGCCAATGGTTTTGAAGTAGAAGTGGCCAGTCCGCTGGGTGGGGCACCGCCAGTGGTTATCGATGGTGATGACATGACGGGATATGATTTCGCCTTTTTGAATGACACGATCGCGCAAGCAAAGGTGAAGCAGACCATCGCGATGAAAGACGTGGACCCCACGGCTTATCTAGCGGTGTATTTTGTGGGTGGCAAAGGCACTATGTACGATTTTCCTGACAATGAATACATTCAAGCGCTTGTCAGAGAATATTATGAGTCTGGTAAAATAGTTAGCGCAGTATGTCATGGCCCTGCGGCTCTTGTTAACGTTAGGCTAAGTGACGGTGAATTGTTATTGGCGAATCGCCAAGTCAGCAGTTTTACCAACAGAGAAGAGCTTTTGCTGATTCCCGATGCTGCCGAAATATTTCCCTTTTTGTTGCAGGATAAACTCATTGAAAAGGGCGCACGCTTTAACGAGGGTTTTCTATACCTGAACAAAGTGAGCAAGGATGGAAATCTGGTAACGGGGCAAAATCCATGGTCGACCTGGACGGTAGCCGAGTCGGTCATCGAACAGATGGGTTACGTGCCCAAAAAGCGGGGCATCACTCCGGAGGAAAACACCATATCCATTCTGGAAACCCTGGAATCGGAAGGCTACCAGCAAGCGAAAGTCGCCATTGATCGGTTTTGTACCCACGATCCAGCATCGATCGACAGAAGGTTGCTGGCCATGCATGGCGTGGTAGCCGCCATGCAATTTGATGGGATGAAGGTAGTAAAGCTGGCGCGGTTGTTATCGTACAGCAACAGCTATATGTGA
- a CDS encoding acyltransferase — translation MNERRYDLDWLRVMAILLLHLFHSAMPFVSEWGWHIKNPETSNLFLEFNYFLSKWRMPILFFISGIGTVFVLNQFSANYYIQQRTKRLIVPLLFGMLVVVPPQIYFERISNGVPYTSYFDFFPSIFTTGAYPSGNLSWHHLWFIVYLFIYSLIAIPLFWYFNSRNGKITLDYVAKIPKGFGLYALGLILFIASFLYFWFTEETHALIDDWAGFTRYFLYFIFGCLISTHATFWNTIENNRRLHLKLAFFSIISINILRWNDIEPVWGWNLPNLLFLALMVFNAWFWVLAILGYGKKYLNFNNRILKYANEGIYPFYILHQTFIVIIAYYVVQVKNESILNKYLFLTFVSFILTMGVYEFLVKPYNWARFFFGMKPK, via the coding sequence ATGAATGAAAGAAGATACGATTTAGATTGGTTGAGAGTAATGGCCATATTGCTATTGCATTTATTTCACTCAGCAATGCCATTTGTTTCAGAATGGGGATGGCACATTAAAAATCCAGAAACGAGTAATTTGTTTTTGGAATTTAACTATTTCTTGTCCAAATGGAGAATGCCCATCTTGTTCTTTATTTCTGGGATAGGTACTGTATTTGTTCTTAATCAGTTTAGTGCGAATTACTATATTCAACAAAGAACCAAAAGATTAATAGTACCTCTTTTATTCGGTATGCTTGTTGTTGTTCCCCCTCAAATTTACTTCGAAAGAATTTCTAATGGAGTGCCTTACACGTCTTATTTTGATTTTTTTCCGTCAATTTTCACAACAGGTGCTTATCCGAGTGGCAATCTAAGTTGGCATCACCTTTGGTTTATTGTATACCTATTCATTTATTCATTAATTGCCATTCCACTTTTTTGGTATTTCAACTCAAGAAATGGAAAAATTACGCTTGACTATGTGGCAAAAATCCCGAAAGGTTTTGGCTTATATGCATTGGGTTTAATACTATTTATCGCGAGTTTTTTATACTTCTGGTTCACAGAAGAAACACATGCACTCATAGATGATTGGGCTGGTTTTACTCGTTATTTTCTATATTTTATTTTTGGTTGTTTGATAAGCACACATGCTACTTTTTGGAATACAATAGAAAATAATAGAAGGTTACATCTAAAATTGGCGTTTTTTAGTATCATATCCATAAACATCTTGCGTTGGAATGACATAGAGCCTGTATGGGGCTGGAATTTGCCCAATTTACTATTCTTGGCATTAATGGTTTTTAATGCTTGGTTTTGGGTTCTCGCAATATTGGGTTATGGAAAAAAATATCTCAATTTTAACAATAGAATTTTAAAATATGCAAATGAAGGCATATATCCGTTCTATATATTACACCAGACTTTTATCGTAATTATTGCATATTATGTTGTACAAGTAAAAAACGAAAGCATACTGAATAAATATCTATTTCTGACTTTTGTTTCGTTTATACTGACTATGGGAGTGTACGAATTTTTGGTTAAACCATATAACTGGGCAAGGTTCTTCTTCGGAATGAAACCAAAATAA
- a CDS encoding plasmid maintenance system antidote protein, translated as MNKELEILKGIHPGIILDRKIKERKLSKGRFALMINEYPQTLGAITNGKRSMNTSLALKIEQELNLTEGFLMTLQVFYDIKLEKRKIEKARPDFSKLRRGLFWDTDMEKIDWQLQKRAVIQRVFERGNSKEKEEITRFYGDSEIKQFT; from the coding sequence ATGAATAAGGAGCTTGAAATACTGAAAGGCATTCATCCAGGGATTATTTTGGATCGTAAAATCAAGGAGAGAAAGCTCTCAAAGGGCCGCTTTGCCCTCATGATTAATGAATACCCACAGACTTTAGGAGCAATAACTAATGGCAAGCGGAGTATGAATACCTCTCTCGCATTGAAGATTGAGCAGGAGCTTAATTTAACAGAGGGCTTCCTAATGACTCTGCAGGTCTTTTATGACATTAAACTAGAGAAAAGAAAAATTGAAAAGGCACGTCCTGATTTCTCCAAGTTAAGACGAGGATTATTTTGGGATACCGACATGGAAAAAATTGATTGGCAGCTACAAAAGCGAGCAGTTATTCAACGGGTTTTCGAAAGAGGAAATAGTAAAGAAAAAGAGGAAATAACTCGTTTCTATGGTGATTCAGAAATTAAGCAGTTCACTTAA
- the glgA gene encoding glycogen synthase, which yields MKVLFYTREYPPYVYGGAGVHVEYLARELSRLMEVEVRCFGDQNNEAEQLRILGFKADQLTLDNTKPELAPIFKTLNTCIQMNSGVMHADIVHCHTWYAQFAGILSKLCYGTPLIVTTHSLEPLRPWKREQLGRGYDASSWIEKTAIEMADAVIAVSQETKQDVLKYFHVDENKVSVIYNGIDLEEYNVTHETSALDKFGIDKSRPYVLFVGRITRQKGIIHLVNAINYINSDTQVVLCAGAPDTEEIGREMKQSVEEVQKNRSNVIWIAEMVSKKEAIQLYSHSAVFCCPSIYEPFGIINIEAMACKTAVVASSVGGIKEVVVDGETGILIPLEQETTAPFEASNPDKFSRDLAAGINKLMADEKLRKTMGENGRKRVEQYFDWKAIALQTATLYKKVMNHD from the coding sequence ATGAAAGTACTTTTTTACACACGTGAATACCCACCCTATGTATATGGAGGTGCTGGTGTTCATGTGGAATACCTGGCGCGTGAATTATCCCGTTTAATGGAAGTTGAAGTGCGTTGCTTTGGCGATCAAAATAATGAAGCAGAACAATTACGAATTTTAGGATTCAAAGCTGATCAATTGACCCTGGACAATACAAAACCAGAATTAGCCCCCATCTTTAAAACCCTGAATACCTGTATTCAAATGAATAGTGGCGTGATGCATGCCGATATCGTACACTGCCATACCTGGTATGCTCAGTTTGCAGGCATCTTGTCAAAACTCTGTTATGGAACACCGCTTATTGTAACCACTCACTCGCTTGAGCCACTCCGGCCATGGAAACGGGAACAATTGGGTAGGGGATATGACGCATCTTCGTGGATTGAAAAGACTGCCATTGAAATGGCCGATGCGGTCATAGCCGTATCGCAGGAAACTAAGCAGGATGTATTGAAATACTTTCATGTAGATGAAAACAAAGTGAGCGTAATTTATAATGGCATCGACCTGGAAGAATACAATGTAACCCATGAGACATCTGCACTGGACAAATTCGGTATCGATAAATCGAGGCCGTATGTACTTTTTGTAGGCCGCATCACCAGGCAAAAGGGAATTATCCATCTGGTTAATGCCATCAACTATATCAATAGTGATACGCAGGTAGTTTTATGTGCCGGTGCACCTGACACGGAAGAGATTGGCCGTGAAATGAAACAGAGCGTGGAAGAGGTTCAGAAAAACAGGAGTAATGTAATCTGGATAGCTGAAATGGTAAGTAAAAAAGAAGCAATCCAATTGTATTCGCATTCGGCCGTGTTCTGCTGCCCCTCCATCTATGAACCGTTTGGCATTATCAACATTGAGGCGATGGCATGTAAAACAGCGGTAGTGGCAAGTAGTGTGGGTGGTATAAAAGAAGTAGTGGTGGATGGTGAAACGGGAATCCTAATACCGCTCGAACAAGAAACCACAGCACCTTTCGAAGCATCGAACCCAGACAAATTTTCACGCGACCTGGCTGCAGGAATTAATAAACTGATGGCCGATGAAAAATTAAGAAAAACAATGGGAGAAAATGGAAGGAAAAGAGTAGAACAATATTTTGACTGGAAGGCGATCGCCCTCCAAACAGCAACATTATATAAAAAAGTAATGAATCATGATTAA
- a CDS encoding DUF3817 domain-containing protein, which translates to MHPKVKRFATIALLEGISYVLLLAIAMSLKYFFDFPYAVKVVGWAHGILFMLYMILLLQCWMHYQWSIKRVASYFIAALLPIVPFVVERNLKKEYLSTS; encoded by the coding sequence ATGCATCCAAAAGTTAAGCGATTTGCTACAATAGCCTTGCTGGAGGGGATCTCCTATGTACTGTTACTGGCAATTGCCATGTCGCTCAAGTATTTTTTCGATTTTCCTTATGCTGTAAAAGTAGTTGGATGGGCACATGGCATTTTATTCATGCTGTACATGATCCTGTTGCTTCAATGCTGGATGCATTACCAGTGGAGCATAAAGCGGGTAGCATCCTATTTTATTGCTGCACTCCTTCCTATAGTGCCATTCGTTGTTGAGCGAAATCTTAAAAAGGAATACCTCTCAACGAGTTGA
- a CDS encoding glucose-1-phosphate adenylyltransferase — MINDDVIAIILGGGQGSRLYPLTAKRSKPAVPIAGKYRLVDIPLSNCINSNISRMFVLTQFNSASLNRHIKNTYNFSLFSRAFVDLLAAEQTMSNKSWFQGTADAVRQSMHHFINHEFKYVLILSGDQLYQMDFNLLIQRHIDSGARITIATLPVKAEEGVEFGIMKTDHESMITSFIEKPNAEEILKWKSDVSEYMQSEGRLYLASMGIYVFDRDLLIELMNDPSTNDFGKEIIPQSIGKHKVLSYQFEGYWTDIGNIRSFFDANMGLTDHIPSFNLFDNRKRIYTHPRILPTSKISGTLINDSVIADGAIIHASKIDRSVIGVRSRIGKGSTVIRTYMMGSDSYETLKEIAERPGEILMGIGEECHIENAILDKNCKVGNNVTIIGGPHLENRETDLYVISGGIVVVKKDATIPHNFVLS, encoded by the coding sequence ATGATTAATGATGACGTGATAGCGATAATACTTGGCGGTGGCCAGGGATCGCGTTTGTATCCTCTTACAGCGAAACGATCTAAACCTGCTGTGCCTATTGCAGGTAAATACCGATTGGTAGATATACCCTTATCTAATTGTATTAATTCGAATATCAGCAGGATGTTCGTGCTCACACAATTTAATTCGGCCTCACTCAATCGTCACATCAAGAATACCTACAATTTTAGTTTGTTTAGCCGTGCATTTGTTGACTTGCTGGCAGCTGAACAAACGATGTCCAACAAAAGTTGGTTTCAGGGCACCGCGGATGCCGTGCGTCAGAGCATGCACCATTTCATTAATCATGAGTTCAAATACGTATTAATCCTTTCAGGAGATCAGTTGTATCAAATGGATTTCAATTTACTGATACAACGGCATATTGACAGTGGTGCCAGAATTACCATTGCTACACTTCCGGTGAAAGCAGAGGAAGGGGTGGAGTTCGGCATTATGAAAACTGACCATGAAAGCATGATCACCAGTTTTATTGAAAAACCGAATGCTGAAGAAATACTGAAATGGAAATCGGATGTGAGCGAATACATGCAATCAGAAGGGCGGTTGTATCTTGCTTCCATGGGCATCTATGTGTTTGACAGAGATTTGTTAATCGAGCTCATGAATGATCCAAGTACAAATGATTTTGGAAAGGAAATCATCCCGCAATCTATCGGCAAACATAAAGTGCTCAGCTACCAGTTTGAAGGATATTGGACAGACATCGGAAACATTCGGTCATTTTTTGATGCTAACATGGGATTGACCGACCACATTCCAAGTTTTAATTTATTTGACAATAGGAAACGCATTTATACCCACCCAAGAATTCTACCAACCTCGAAAATTTCCGGTACCTTAATAAATGATTCTGTTATTGCAGATGGTGCCATCATACATGCATCAAAAATAGATCGGTCTGTGATTGGTGTGAGATCAAGAATTGGAAAAGGAAGCACCGTTATCAGAACATATATGATGGGAAGTGACTCGTATGAAACGCTAAAAGAAATTGCAGAAAGGCCGGGTGAGATATTAATGGGCATTGGCGAGGAGTGTCATATTGAAAATGCCATTCTCGACAAGAATTGTAAAGTTGGAAATAATGTTACGATCATAGGAGGCCCGCATCTTGAAAATCGGGAAACAGACTTGTATGTTATTTCAGGAGGAATTGTGGTGGTAAAAAAAGACGCCACTATACCGCATAACTTTGTATTAAGCTAG
- a CDS encoding nucleotidyl transferase AbiEii/AbiGii toxin family protein produces the protein MPKGLFWDTVPPLLKDALTKIMEDGPFQQFRLAGGTSLSLQLGHRISFDIDLFTDVVYDSVDFDGIDNFLRGSFTYVSEPQAGVIGIGRSYLIGESEDDTVKLDLYYTDTFIQPELLAAPIRLATVEEIIAMKIDIVQRVARKKDFWDLHELLTQYTPSKMIELHKTRYPYNHDEEVIRTNFTNFTIADGDFDPICLKGKHWELIKYDFVQVLQQP, from the coding sequence ATGCCTAAAGGATTGTTCTGGGATACTGTACCACCGTTGCTAAAAGATGCTTTAACTAAGATAATGGAAGATGGTCCATTTCAGCAGTTCAGACTAGCTGGTGGTACTTCTCTAAGCCTTCAGTTGGGTCACCGCATTTCTTTTGATATAGATTTATTCACAGACGTTGTATATGATTCAGTCGACTTTGACGGTATCGACAATTTCTTGAGAGGTTCTTTCACTTACGTTTCTGAACCTCAAGCAGGGGTAATTGGAATTGGTCGGTCGTATCTGATTGGAGAAAGTGAAGATGATACAGTTAAGCTTGACTTATACTATACCGATACATTTATACAGCCAGAGTTACTAGCAGCTCCAATCCGACTAGCTACTGTAGAAGAGATAATTGCAATGAAAATTGATATTGTTCAGCGAGTTGCCAGAAAAAAAGACTTCTGGGATTTACATGAATTACTGACACAGTATACTCCAAGCAAAATGATTGAACTGCATAAAACAAGGTATCCATACAATCATGATGAAGAGGTGATCCGAACAAATTTTACAAACTTCACAATTGCTGATGGGGACTTTGATCCTATCTGTCTAAAAGGGAAGCACTGGGAATTAATAAAGTACGATTTTGTTCAAGTTTTACAGCAACCTTAA